In Leptospira ellinghausenii, the following proteins share a genomic window:
- the murI gene encoding glutamate racemase, which translates to MNSRGRYKIGIFDSGLGGLSVLRTLWKETSNIDYIYFGDLIHSPYGQKSKQKVIELSKNAFEYLIEKDCEAVLFACNTATSAAADFLRKQHSIPIFGMEPAIKPALVENPGVKIAVFATELTLKEEKFKNLVSGLTKGSEILPVPCEGLAKLIDSDRWEDAWDFLDSKIKLVMSETDIIVLGCTHYVFLRERIHYHYPNLKVYDGNLGTSLHMKKMLQLPNGSKENRNQLDILLNTSESDYVHLAGRIAKTITPNHTLSLINSTIGKLHV; encoded by the coding sequence ATGAATTCTCGCGGCAGATACAAGATTGGAATTTTTGATTCAGGTTTAGGTGGTCTTTCCGTTTTACGTACTTTGTGGAAAGAAACGTCAAATATCGATTATATTTATTTTGGTGATTTGATTCATTCACCGTATGGTCAAAAATCAAAACAAAAGGTAATTGAACTTTCAAAAAATGCATTTGAATATTTGATTGAAAAAGATTGTGAAGCAGTTTTGTTTGCTTGTAACACGGCAACATCAGCAGCAGCAGATTTTTTGAGAAAACAACATTCGATTCCTATTTTTGGGATGGAACCTGCCATTAAACCTGCGTTAGTCGAAAATCCAGGTGTAAAAATAGCCGTTTTTGCTACCGAACTCACATTAAAAGAAGAAAAGTTTAAGAATTTGGTTTCCGGACTTACGAAAGGATCAGAAATATTGCCAGTTCCATGTGAAGGTTTGGCCAAACTGATCGACTCTGATCGTTGGGAAGACGCTTGGGATTTTTTAGATTCCAAAATTAAATTGGTAATGTCAGAAACTGATATCATTGTATTAGGTTGTACACACTACGTTTTCTTGAGAGAAAGAATTCATTATCATTATCCAAATTTAAAAGTTTATGACGGTAATTTGGGAACATCTTTACATATGAAAAAAATGTTACAATTACCAAATGGATCAAAAGAAAATAGAAACCAACTTGATATTCTATTGAATACTTCTGAGTCCGACTATGTTCATTTAGCGGGAAGAATTGCAAAAACAATCACTCCAAATCATACTTTGTCATTAATTAATTCAACTATAGGAAAACTCCATGTCTGA